In the Phaseolus vulgaris cultivar G19833 chromosome 7, P. vulgaris v2.0, whole genome shotgun sequence genome, one interval contains:
- the LOC137830503 gene encoding bZIP transcription factor 50, which yields MDSLEQTLLTQFDWDSFFDQVPEFDAVDFLQDDTAPVTVAGDNPSPNDPVLSQIENQLMDHAENDAVFSGTMLSESSESEYYRLLEEILVEPEEGPESERSKTESEEGSEKDRTDDAIPDEPTSKKLKRKLRNRDAAVKSRERKKVYVKNLEMKSRYLEGECRRLGHLLQCCYAENNALRLCLQSRGAYGASKTLQESAVLLLEPLLLGSLLWFMGIMCHLSLPLMLCLTAVLPRESIVQKGLRRVTQKGPESNISKCFQMQSFVKSRRCRASRTKMKFILMMFQGSITSKI from the exons ATGGACTCTCTCGAACAAACCCTACTCACCCAATTCGATTGGGATTCGTTCTTCGACCAGGTGCCGGAATTCGACGCCGTTGATTTTTTGCAGGATGACACCGCTCCTGTTACCGTCGCCGGCGACAATCCCTCCCCGAACGACCCCGTTTTGTCCCAGATCGAGAACCAGCTCATGGACCACGCCGAAAACGACGCCGTCTTCTCCGGAACGATGTTGTCTGAGTCGTCTGAGTCCGAGTACTACAGGCTTCTTGAGGAGATTCTGGTGGAGCCCGAGGAGGGCCCGGAAAGTGAGCGTTCCAAGACTGAGTCTGAGGAAGGCTCCGAAAAAGACAGAACGGATGATGCAATCCCCGATGAACCCACTTCCAAGAAGTTAAAGAG GAAGCTGAGGAATAGGGATGCTGCCGTGAAATCGAGGGAGAGGAAGAAGGTTTATGTGAAAAACCTGGAGATGAAGAGTAGGTATTTAGAAGGGGAATGCAGAAGACTGGGGCATTTGCTTCAGTGCTGCTATGCTGAGAACAATGCTTTGCGGCTTTGCTTGCAATCGCGTGGTGCATACGGTGCTTCCAAGACCTTGCAGGAGTCTGCTGTGCTCTTGTTGG AACCTCTGCTGTTGGGTTCCCTGCTCTGGTTCATGGGCATCATGTGCCATCTCAGCCTGCCCCTAATGCTGTGTCTCACAGCAGTGCTTCCAAGAGAAAGCATCGTACAGAAGGGCTTAAGAAGGGTAACTCAAAAAGGTCCAGAAAGTAATATCTCCAAGTGTTTCCAGATGCAATCATTTGTAAAGAGTAGAAGATGCCGAGCTTCAAGAACAAAGATGAAATTCATTTTAATGATGTTCCAAGGTTCTATAACTTCTAAAATATGA